One Flavobacterium sp. 90 DNA segment encodes these proteins:
- a CDS encoding cupin domain-containing protein, whose protein sequence is MSTLYTSAIEEGKVPNTFMTGDVSYKKQTSNIHPDNTMIKEVSFEPGARCKWHINSSLQLFIATDGIGYYQEKGNAIRLLHKDEVITILPGVEHWYGATPFSRFSHISIITEIDKGKGIWLESVTDEEYFSFGK, encoded by the coding sequence ATGTCAACACTTTATACTTCCGCTATTGAAGAGGGAAAAGTCCCAAATACTTTTATGACTGGTGATGTTTCTTATAAAAAACAAACCAGCAATATTCATCCCGATAATACCATGATTAAAGAGGTTTCTTTTGAACCGGGCGCAAGATGTAAATGGCACATTAATTCAAGTTTACAATTGTTTATCGCAACTGACGGAATTGGATATTATCAGGAAAAAGGAAACGCAATTCGTTTACTTCATAAAGACGAAGTTATTACCATTTTACCAGGCGTAGAACATTGGTATGGCGCAACTCCGTTTAGTCGATTTTCGCACATTAGCATCATTACAGAAATTGACAAAGGAAAAGGAATCTGGCTGGAAAGCGTTACAGATGAAGAATACTTTAGTTTTGGAAAGTAG
- a CDS encoding cupin domain-containing protein — translation MKEPENQLNESIFPKGDLASADYFTGKAWVKMLVPNDPILNTAVGNVVFEAGARNNWHTHPGGQILIVTQGTGFYQEVGKPIQLLKEGDVVNIQPEIKHWHGASPDGEFTHIAISTNTEKGIVDWLEPVTDEQYNSFK, via the coding sequence ATGAAAGAACCAGAAAATCAATTAAATGAATCTATTTTCCCAAAAGGAGACTTAGCTTCAGCGGATTATTTTACAGGAAAAGCATGGGTGAAGATGTTGGTTCCAAATGATCCGATTTTAAATACGGCCGTAGGTAATGTGGTTTTTGAAGCCGGTGCACGCAACAACTGGCACACACATCCCGGAGGTCAAATTCTTATAGTTACCCAAGGAACAGGTTTTTACCAAGAAGTCGGGAAACCAATTCAATTATTAAAAGAAGGTGATGTTGTAAACATTCAGCCTGAAATTAAACATTGGCACGGAGCTTCTCCAGATGGTGAATTTACGCATATCGCAATCAGTACAAATACAGAAAAAGGTATCGTAGACTGGCTTGAACCGGTAACAGACGAACAATATAATAGCTTTAAATAA